A single window of Gossypium hirsutum isolate 1008001.06 chromosome A10, Gossypium_hirsutum_v2.1, whole genome shotgun sequence DNA harbors:
- the LOC107896762 gene encoding mitogen-activated protein kinase homolog MMK1 isoform X1, with amino-acid sequence MEGGGRPQPPDTQMAEAAPPQQPVYQNALPLMFPRMQIPATPSYGGRFTQYNIFGNIFEVTAKYKPPIMPIGEDAYGTVCSALNSETNESAAIKKIVNAFGNKVDAKRTLREIKLLRYMAHENVVAIRDVIPPPQRECFNDVYIVYELMDTDLHQLICCNQKFNEEHYQYFIYQILRGLKYIHSANVLHRDLKPSNLLVNENCDLKICDFGLARVNTESDFMTEYVITRWYRPPELLLYSSQYSAAIDMWSVGCIFMELFIRKPLFPGRDHLHQVRLLLELLGTPSEAEMEYVNENAKRYIQQLPNYPRQSFSEKFPNVHPLAIDLAQKMLTFDPKQRITVEEALAHPYLTALHDISDEPVCMIPFSFDFEQHALTMAQMKELVYEEALAFNPDYSLQ; translated from the exons ATGGAAGGGGGAGGGCGACCTCAGCCGCCCGACACTCAGATGGCGGAGGCAGCTCCGCCGCAGCAACCTGTCTACCAAAATGCACTTCCTCTAATGTTTCCCCGGATGCAAATTCCCGCCACTCCTAGCTATGGCGGCAGGTTTACTCAGTATAACATTTTCGGCAACATTTTCGAGGTCACTGCTAAATATAAACCCCCCATTATGCCCATCGGTGAAGATGCCTACGGCACCGTTTG TTCTGCGTTGAATTCCGAGACAAATGAAAGCGCGGCAATAAAGAAGATAGTGAATGCGTTTGGTAACAAGGTTGATGCAAAGAGAACTCTTCGTGAGATCAAGCTGCTTCGCTACATGGCCCATGAGAAC GTTGTTGCTATCAGGGATGTAATTCCACCTCCTCAGAGGGAATGCTTTAATGATGTTTATATTGTATATGAGCTGATGGACACTGACCTGCATCAGCTAATCTGTTGTAATCAAAAGTTCAATGAAGAGCATTATCAG TATTTCATCTATCAAATCTTACGTGGCCTGAAGTATATACACTCTGCAAATGTTCTACATAGGGACTTAAAACCTAGCAACCTTCTTGTGAATGAAAACTGTGACTTGAAAATATGTGATTTTGGACTGGCTCGTGTCAACACTGAAAGTGATTTTATGACGGAGTATGTTATTACTAGATGGTACCGTCCTCCAGAATTGCTGCTATATTCTTCACAATATTCTGCAGCCATTGATATGTGGTCAGTGGGTTGCATTTTTATGGAACTGTTTATTCGGAAGCCATTATTTCCGGGAAGGGATCATTTGCATCAGGTGCGATTGCTGTTGGAG CTACTTGGCACTCCATCAGAGGCTGAAATGGAATACGTGAATGAAAATGCTAAGAGATACATTCAACAACTTCCTAACTATCCCCGACAATCTTTCTCTGAGAAGTTCCCAAATGTCCATCCTTTAGCTATTGATCTTGCTCAAAAGATGTTAACATTTGATCCTAAACAAAGGATTACTG TTGAGGAGGCCCTTGCTCACCCCTATCTAACGGCACTGCATGACATAAGCGATGAGCCTGTTTGCATGATCCCCTTTAGCTTTGACTTTGAGCAGCATGCTTTAACCATGGCGCAGATGAAGGAGTTAGTATATGAAGAGGCACTTGCATTCAACCCAGACTATTCATTGCAGTAA
- the LOC107896762 gene encoding mitogen-activated protein kinase homolog MMK1 isoform X2 — protein sequence MEGGGRPQPPDTQMAEAAPPQQPVYQNALPLMFPRMQIPATPSYGGRFTQYNIFGNIFEVTAKYKPPIMPIGEDAYGTVCSALNSETNESAAIKKIVNAFGNKVDAKRTLREIKLLRYMAHENVVAIRDVIPPPQRECFNDVYIVYELMDTDLHQLICCNQKFNEEHYQYFIYQILRGLKYIHSANVLHRDLKPSNLLVNENCDLKICDFGLARVNTESDFMTEYVITRWYRPPELLLYSSQYSAAIDMWSVGCIFMELFIRKPLFPGRDHLHQLLGTPSEAEMEYVNENAKRYIQQLPNYPRQSFSEKFPNVHPLAIDLAQKMLTFDPKQRITVEEALAHPYLTALHDISDEPVCMIPFSFDFEQHALTMAQMKELVYEEALAFNPDYSLQ from the exons ATGGAAGGGGGAGGGCGACCTCAGCCGCCCGACACTCAGATGGCGGAGGCAGCTCCGCCGCAGCAACCTGTCTACCAAAATGCACTTCCTCTAATGTTTCCCCGGATGCAAATTCCCGCCACTCCTAGCTATGGCGGCAGGTTTACTCAGTATAACATTTTCGGCAACATTTTCGAGGTCACTGCTAAATATAAACCCCCCATTATGCCCATCGGTGAAGATGCCTACGGCACCGTTTG TTCTGCGTTGAATTCCGAGACAAATGAAAGCGCGGCAATAAAGAAGATAGTGAATGCGTTTGGTAACAAGGTTGATGCAAAGAGAACTCTTCGTGAGATCAAGCTGCTTCGCTACATGGCCCATGAGAAC GTTGTTGCTATCAGGGATGTAATTCCACCTCCTCAGAGGGAATGCTTTAATGATGTTTATATTGTATATGAGCTGATGGACACTGACCTGCATCAGCTAATCTGTTGTAATCAAAAGTTCAATGAAGAGCATTATCAG TATTTCATCTATCAAATCTTACGTGGCCTGAAGTATATACACTCTGCAAATGTTCTACATAGGGACTTAAAACCTAGCAACCTTCTTGTGAATGAAAACTGTGACTTGAAAATATGTGATTTTGGACTGGCTCGTGTCAACACTGAAAGTGATTTTATGACGGAGTATGTTATTACTAGATGGTACCGTCCTCCAGAATTGCTGCTATATTCTTCACAATATTCTGCAGCCATTGATATGTGGTCAGTGGGTTGCATTTTTATGGAACTGTTTATTCGGAAGCCATTATTTCCGGGAAGGGATCATTTGCATCAG CTACTTGGCACTCCATCAGAGGCTGAAATGGAATACGTGAATGAAAATGCTAAGAGATACATTCAACAACTTCCTAACTATCCCCGACAATCTTTCTCTGAGAAGTTCCCAAATGTCCATCCTTTAGCTATTGATCTTGCTCAAAAGATGTTAACATTTGATCCTAAACAAAGGATTACTG TTGAGGAGGCCCTTGCTCACCCCTATCTAACGGCACTGCATGACATAAGCGATGAGCCTGTTTGCATGATCCCCTTTAGCTTTGACTTTGAGCAGCATGCTTTAACCATGGCGCAGATGAAGGAGTTAGTATATGAAGAGGCACTTGCATTCAACCCAGACTATTCATTGCAGTAA
- the LOC107896763 gene encoding protein FAM133, with amino-acid sequence MGKNQAYKSMQRARLGSSSAGPEEIEDGMVDGSFHSPEWHAARLASLKTSHTVTWEEFKKKQKEDALRKGELEADTDRMMREYRAQLDAERASKLAHGRNHSSSKSSHKKDRKDKDSKKRSSKKRKRSRRRSSESSSSSSSSESSSSDDEERESRRSKSKSKREKKKKHKSRNKNSSTENEEGEGPVPLSRFFGSVKS; translated from the exons ATGGGGAAAAACCAAGCCTACAAGTCTATGCAAAGAGCCAGGCTTGGCTCTTCCTCTGCTGGCCCTGAAGAGATCGAGGATGGCATG GTGGATGGTTCTTTTCATTCACCAGAGTGGCATGCTGCTCGTTTGGCCAGTCTTAAAACTTCTCATACAGTTACGTGGGaagagttcaaaaagaaacaaaaa GAAGATGCATTGAGAAAAGGGGAATTAGAAGCAGATACGGATCGAATGATGCGAGAGTATAGAGCTCAGCTAGATGCTGAAAGGGCAAGCAAGCTTGCACATGGTAGAAACCACTCCAGTAGTAAATCTAGCCATAAAAAGG ATAGAAAAGACAAAGATTCAAAGAAACGCAGCAGCAAAAAAAGAAAG CGTTCAAGACGGAGGTCTTCTGAGTCAAGCTCCTCGAGTTCATCCTCAGAATCTTCGAGTAGTGATGATGAAGAGAGAGAATCAAGAAGATCCAAGTCCAAGTctaaaagagagaagaaaaagaagcacAAATCAAGAAATAAGAACTCAAGCACCGAGAATGAAGAAGGTGAAGGTCCAGTCCCACTGTCAAGATTTTTTGGTAGTGTGAAGAGTTAA
- the LOC107896764 gene encoding uncharacterized protein: protein MMAKCSVAPSVEPMFQTFNGLQHLAETRRFKAWFLDQFGVLHDGKQPYPGVISTLEKLATTGAKMVIISNSSRRASTTIEKLKNLGFDPSLFVGAITSGELTHHYLQRRDNAWFAALGRSCIHMTWSDRGAISLEGLGLQVIENVEEADFILAHGTEALGLPSGLVRPMSLDGLEKILEHCATKKIPMVVANPDFVTVEARALSIMPGTLAAKYEKLGGEVKWMGKPDKIIYESAMAMVGMEASDSIAVGDSLHHDIKGANAAGIQSAFTTGGIHATELGLDSFGQVADISSVKALAAKYDAYPTYVLPAFAW, encoded by the exons ATGATGGCGAAATGCTCTGTTGCTCCTTCCGTTGAACCTATGTTTCAGACCTTCAATGGCCTTCAACACCTTGCCGAAACGCGtcgtttcaag GCTTGGTTCTTGGATCAATTTGGTGTCCTTCATGATGGCAAGCAACCTTACCCAGGCGTGATTTCAACAT TGGAAAAGCTGGCAACAACTGGTGCCAAGATGGTGATCATAAGTAATTCTTCAAGACGTGCATCAACAACAATAGAGAAATTGAAGAACCTAGGCTTTGATCCTTCTCTCTTTGTGGGAGCCATCACTAGCGGAGAATTAACACATCATTACTTGCAAAG GAGGGACAATGCTTGGTTTGCTGCTCTTGGAAGGTCTTGCATTCATATGACCTGGAGTGACAGGGGTGCTATATCTCTTGAG GGTTTGGGCTTACAAGTTATTGAGAATGTTGAAGAAGCTGATTTTATCTTAGCCCATGGCACCGAAGCCTTGGGGCTTCCTTCAGGTTTGGTACGTCCTATGAGTCTTGACGGTCTTGAGAAAATATTAGAGCATTGTGCAACTAAAAAGATTCCAATGGTGGTAGCTAATCCGGACTTTGTGACTGTTGAAGCTAGAGCTTTGAGTATTATGCCTG GTACCTTAGCAGCCAAATATGAGAAGCTTGGTGGTGAAGTGAAATGGATGGGGAAACCAGATAAG ATAATATATGAATCAGCCATGGCCATGGTTGGTATGGAAGCTTCTGATTCTATTGCTGTAGGTGACTCTCTTCATCATGACATTAAGGGTGCAAATGCAGCTGGAATCCAGTCAGCATTTACCACTGGAGGGATCCATGCAACTGAACTTGGATTGGATAGTTTTGGACAAGTTGCAGATATATCCTCTGTAAAGGCCCTTGCGGCCAAATATGATGCATATCCAACATACGTCCTTCCAGCATTTGCATGGTAG